The Fibrobacter sp. DNA segment GACTTGAAAGATTCTACGAAAGATCGGGCGGGGCCACGGTGGCATTCATGCTTCGGAGCAATCCAGGGAACGAAGGCCGGGGTCACGGATTTCCAGGCACGCCATTCGTCCTGAAAACGATTTTCAAGGAAGGAATCTTCCATGCGGGAAAGGACAAACTCATACACCACGAGGACCGCAGAAATTAGCGCGGTTTCCCAGGCAAAGCCCAAGTGGATAAGGGCAAAGGAAATTCCCACGCCGGTGTTGGACAAGTAAAGGGGGTGGCGGATTTTGGAATAGACGCCCCAGGTCACGAGACGGTCCG contains these protein-coding regions:
- a CDS encoding ABC transporter permease, which gives rise to MNNLYKFRGYILGLLAILLLAMPGVGFPSKQTLDQSTGSFYYFMLWAPFVLAETLFLLSVLLRIQARRSIGEHTRGSEHAADRLVTWGVYSKIRHPLYLSNTGVGISFALIHLGFAWETALISAVLVVYEFVLSRMEDSFLENRFQDEWRAWKSVTPAFVPWIAPKHECHRGPARSFVESFKSDKSTWIWLCAFFALILLRKFL